The proteins below are encoded in one region of Thioalkalivibrio sp. K90mix:
- the atpB gene encoding F0F1 ATP synthase subunit A, translated as MEEHIAHHLTNLTFGLHPENGLSFATTSTQAAEMGFWAIHVDSMLWSIGLGLLFILTFRAAAKKVTAGVPGGWQNFVEMTMDFVNDNVRGSFKHKNDMVAPLALTIFVWIFLLNLMDLVPVDLLPHIAYLLGIPYFKIVPTTDINVTAGLALGVFVLIIYYSLKIKGPVGFIKELTGIPFQTNIVFLKPIFWVINFALEFINLLAKPASLALRLFGNLYAAEMIFILIGVMYSAGLILGLAGGVLHVGWAIFHILVVPLQAFIFMVLTVVYLDMAYSEDH; from the coding sequence ATGGAAGAGCACATTGCTCACCATCTCACGAACCTCACCTTTGGGCTCCACCCCGAGAACGGGTTGAGCTTCGCCACGACCAGCACCCAGGCCGCCGAAATGGGCTTCTGGGCGATCCATGTCGACTCCATGCTGTGGTCGATTGGTCTTGGCCTCCTGTTTATCCTCACGTTTCGCGCTGCCGCCAAGAAGGTCACCGCTGGCGTCCCGGGTGGCTGGCAGAACTTTGTCGAAATGACGATGGACTTTGTTAACGACAACGTCCGTGGCTCGTTCAAGCACAAGAACGACATGGTCGCACCACTCGCGCTGACCATCTTTGTCTGGATCTTCCTGCTCAACCTGATGGACCTGGTGCCGGTGGATCTGCTGCCGCACATCGCCTATCTGCTGGGTATCCCCTACTTCAAGATCGTGCCGACCACGGACATCAACGTGACCGCGGGTCTGGCGCTGGGCGTGTTCGTCCTGATCATCTACTACTCGCTGAAGATCAAGGGCCCGGTGGGCTTTATCAAGGAACTGACGGGCATCCCGTTCCAGACCAACATCGTGTTCCTGAAGCCGATCTTCTGGGTGATCAACTTCGCGCTGGAGTTCATCAACCTGCTGGCCAAGCCCGCATCGCTCGCCCTGCGACTGTTCGGCAACCTGTACGCGGCGGAGATGATCTTCATCCTGATCGGCGTTATGTACTCCGCGGGCCTGATCCTGGGTCTGGCCGGTGGTGTGCTGCATGTCGGCTGGGCGATCTTCCACATTCTCGTGGTGCCGCTGCAGGCCTTCATCTTCATGGTGCTGACCGTCGTCTATCTGGACATGGCGTACAGCGAAGACCACTGA
- a CDS encoding F0F1 ATP synthase subunit delta — MSDLISVARPYARAAFERAQEKNDLAGWAEQLELLAAIAADSQMHSLLSNPRLPRADRAQLVLDVAGDKVGPEAGNLVRLLAENGRLPALPAVYDAFSAMKAEAEKRVHADVIAFRKLTQAQEKEIHDALAKGLGCEVDLECSVDSSLLGGAIIRAGDLVIDGSVRGQLNRLAANLSR; from the coding sequence ATGTCAGACCTGATTTCGGTCGCCCGACCCTACGCCCGCGCCGCTTTCGAGCGGGCCCAGGAGAAAAACGATCTCGCTGGCTGGGCCGAGCAGCTCGAGTTGCTGGCGGCCATCGCCGCCGACTCGCAGATGCACAGTCTCCTCTCCAACCCGCGGCTCCCGCGTGCCGATCGCGCGCAGCTCGTGCTGGACGTGGCCGGCGACAAGGTCGGCCCCGAGGCCGGCAACCTGGTTCGGCTGCTGGCCGAAAATGGTCGCCTACCCGCGCTGCCCGCCGTCTACGACGCGTTCTCCGCGATGAAGGCCGAGGCCGAAAAGCGCGTCCACGCCGACGTAATCGCCTTCCGCAAGCTCACGCAGGCGCAGGAGAAAGAGATCCACGATGCCCTGGCCAAAGGCCTGGGCTGCGAAGTCGATCTCGAGTGTTCAGTCGACAGCTCCCTGCTCGGCGGGGCCATCATCCGCGCCGGCGACCTGGTAATCGACGGCTCCGTGCGAGGCCAGCTGAACCGCCTGGCTGCCAATTTGAGTCGCTAA
- the atpE gene encoding F0F1 ATP synthase subunit C — MEMANALIVLAGSLLLGLAAVGAAIGVGTLGGRFLEGAARQPELIPMLRTQFFIVMGLTDAVPMIGVGIGLYVLFALG; from the coding sequence ATGGAAATGGCTAACGCTCTGATCGTCCTGGCTGGCTCTCTGCTTCTGGGTCTGGCCGCTGTCGGCGCCGCCATCGGCGTGGGTACCCTGGGTGGTCGCTTCCTGGAAGGCGCCGCGCGTCAGCCGGAACTGATCCCGATGCTGCGTACTCAGTTCTTTATCGTGATGGGTCTGACCGACGCCGTGCCGATGATCGGCGTGGGTATCGGCCTGTACGTTCTGTTCGCCCTGGGTTAA
- a CDS encoding F0F1 ATP synthase subunit B, producing MNINLTIIGQLLAFAVFVWFTMRYVWPPMSAALEERRKKIADGLAAAERGEKEQELAQERATAVIKEAKQQANEIMASAQKRATELVEESKTTAREEGERIKEQAHSEIEQEINRAKEELRKQVSQLAVAGAEQILAKEIDAKAHGDLLKKLAAKL from the coding sequence ATGAATATCAATCTGACCATCATCGGCCAGCTCCTGGCGTTTGCCGTATTCGTGTGGTTCACGATGCGCTACGTTTGGCCGCCCATGTCCGCCGCCCTGGAAGAGCGCCGCAAGAAGATTGCGGACGGCCTGGCCGCCGCCGAGCGTGGCGAAAAGGAACAGGAGCTCGCCCAGGAGCGCGCGACCGCGGTGATCAAGGAGGCCAAGCAGCAGGCCAACGAGATCATGGCCTCTGCGCAGAAGCGTGCGACAGAGCTGGTCGAGGAAAGCAAGACCACCGCGCGCGAGGAAGGCGAGCGTATCAAGGAACAGGCGCACTCCGAGATTGAGCAGGAGATCAACCGTGCGAAGGAAGAACTGCGCAAGCAGGTCTCCCAGCTGGCGGTTGCCGGTGCCGAGCAGATCCTGGCCAAGGAGATCGATGCCAAGGCCCACGGCGATCTGCTGAAGAAGCTCGCGGCCAAGCTCTAA